Proteins from a genomic interval of Treponema succinifaciens DSM 2489:
- the gltA gene encoding NADPH-dependent glutamate synthase yields the protein MSEHKTVEQLNEIAANEYNKIKGKTLTNKDRMAIPQMEMPSGEPLVRARQMTEVALGYTAEQAIVEANRCLQCKNQPCVSGCPVNVQIPKFIEQVAKGEFKAAVDIIKETNLLPAICGRVCPQEKQCQGQCTVGKVYKNAEKSVSIGRLERFVADWERANNLVTSPAIAPSTGKKVAVVGSGPAGLTVAADCRRAGHDVTVFEAFHKAGGVMVYGIPEFRLPKSIVQNEVENLKKMGVKFEMSTLVGRTMTVQQILTEKGFDATFIGTGAGLPKFFGIPGENYIGVFSANEYLTRANLMKAYDTEHADTPYYHAKTVVVCGGGNVAMDAARMALRLGAEKVYVVYRRSRVEMPARREEVDHAEEEGVIFKFLENPVEILGSSETGKVTGIKALSYELGEPDEKGRRRPVEIKGSEHEIPCDAVIVALGNNSNPLIPATTPEINVDDRGHITVDESQETSMTKVWAGGDIVLGAATVILAMGEGRKAAASINEYLAK from the coding sequence AGATGCCTTCCGGAGAGCCTTTGGTACGTGCAAGGCAGATGACAGAAGTTGCGCTTGGCTACACAGCAGAGCAGGCAATTGTTGAAGCAAACCGCTGTCTTCAGTGCAAGAACCAGCCTTGTGTTTCAGGCTGCCCTGTAAATGTTCAGATTCCAAAATTTATTGAGCAGGTTGCAAAAGGCGAATTCAAAGCGGCAGTTGACATTATAAAAGAAACAAATCTTCTTCCTGCAATATGCGGACGCGTATGTCCTCAGGAAAAGCAGTGCCAGGGACAATGCACAGTTGGAAAAGTTTACAAGAACGCAGAAAAATCAGTTAGCATAGGACGCCTTGAACGCTTTGTAGCTGACTGGGAACGTGCAAACAACCTCGTAACTTCCCCGGCAATCGCTCCTTCAACAGGAAAAAAAGTCGCAGTCGTAGGTTCAGGACCTGCAGGGCTTACTGTTGCAGCAGACTGCCGGCGCGCAGGACACGATGTTACAGTTTTTGAGGCATTCCACAAAGCCGGCGGTGTAATGGTCTATGGAATTCCAGAATTCCGTCTGCCAAAATCAATCGTTCAGAATGAAGTTGAAAACCTAAAGAAAATGGGCGTAAAATTTGAAATGAGCACCCTTGTTGGACGCACAATGACGGTTCAGCAGATTCTCACGGAAAAAGGATTTGACGCCACATTTATCGGAACTGGAGCCGGTCTTCCAAAGTTCTTCGGAATTCCTGGCGAAAACTACATCGGTGTATTCAGCGCAAATGAATATCTTACACGCGCAAACCTGATGAAGGCTTACGACACAGAGCACGCCGATACTCCTTACTACCACGCAAAAACTGTTGTTGTCTGCGGAGGGGGAAACGTCGCAATGGACGCGGCAAGAATGGCGTTAAGGCTTGGAGCTGAAAAAGTCTACGTTGTTTACCGCCGTTCCCGTGTGGAAATGCCGGCACGCCGTGAAGAAGTTGACCACGCGGAAGAAGAAGGCGTAATCTTTAAATTCCTTGAAAACCCGGTTGAAATTCTTGGAAGCAGCGAAACAGGAAAAGTAACAGGAATAAAAGCCTTGTCCTATGAGCTTGGAGAACCGGATGAAAAAGGAAGGCGCCGTCCAGTTGAAATAAAAGGAAGCGAACATGAAATTCCTTGCGACGCTGTAATTGTTGCGCTCGGAAACAATTCAAATCCGCTTATTCCTGCGACAACTCCTGAAATCAATGTGGATGACCGCGGACACATCACGGTTGACGAAAGCCAGGAAACAAGCATGACAAAAGTATGGGCAGGAGGCGACATTGTTCTAGGTGCCGCTACCGTTATTCTTGCAATGGGCGAAGGAAGAAAAGCCGCCGCAAGCATAAACGAATATCTTGCAAAGTAA